The following proteins come from a genomic window of Populus nigra chromosome 6, ddPopNigr1.1, whole genome shotgun sequence:
- the LOC133696620 gene encoding uncharacterized protein LOC133696620 gives MDLEHGSGSGKHSESHPEVINGTGSSDHGDTYPRLRVRLGSSGHLQIDPEKIEGSERSRNSELHSEVINGSDSSKHIEPKPESTVIEGDLYMPNIKFGFSSSSSSSSSSSGSSLYDLFDVIPKESADPRAGSADFESSNKPHEVTQPASKDHENGVSIDSSHRSEENEDGSSDHALTPTVSDVTRESPAHNMSPKQSPPLQVMERPGGYDPLRIPSSIFEKNKGTAPMDWSVASNESLFSIHVGNNSFSRDHVLLLGDLGKSGDITKSGELIMFSPLPPREMVATDNQSSVPDVETNKQKGGANGIADNTIKDPAEYQNEENKTNQAVSWKSPSTSNHSYGSGDSVKSFSFPILANGMRSGSLKAGVEQRKQQHLESSPAPVSQKSASFHWFHCFSCCLWGCSFNRCCSCQKIKCCC, from the exons ATGGACTTGGAACATGGAAGCGGAAGCGGCAAGCATTCAGAATCACATCCAGAAGTTATTAATGGGACCGGGAGCAGTGATCATGGGGATACATATCCAAGGCTTCGTGTTCGGCTTGGAAGTAGTGGCCATCTTCAGATAGATCCTGAGAAAATTGAGGGGAGTGAAAGAAGTAGAAATTCAGAATTGCATTCTGAGGTTATTAATGGAAGTGATAGCAGTAAACATATAGAACCAAAACCTGAATCTACTGTTATAGAAGGCGATCTATACATGCCAAATATAAAGTTTGGtttttcctcttcctcttcttcctcttcaagTTCTTCTGGCTCGTCATTGTATGATCTCTTTGATGTGATCCCAAAAGAAAGTGCTGACCCCAGAGCAGGCAGTGCTGATTTTGAATCCTCCAACAAGCCTCATGAGGTTACTCAACCAGCATCAAAAGATCATGAGAATGGTGTTTCCATCGACAGCTCTCACAGATCAGAAGAAAATGAGGATGGCTCATCAGATCACGCATTAACACCCACAGTTTCTGATGTCACTCGTGAATCCCCGGCACACAACATGTCACCAAAACAATCCCCTCCACTTCAAGTCATGGAACGACCTGGAGGATATGATCCTTTAAGGATTCCATCATccatctttgaaaaaaataaaggtacaGCACCTATGGATTGGAGTGTTGCTTCCAATGAATCATTGTTTAGCATTCATGTAGGAAACAATAGTTTCTCCAGAGACCATGTTTTATTGTTGGGTGATCTGGGCAAGTCTGGAGATATAACCAAGTCAGGTGAATTAATCATGTTCAGTCCACTCCCTCCAAGAGAAATGGTGGCCACTGATAACCAGTCTTCAGTTCCTGATGTGGAAACCAACAAACAGAAGGGTGGAGCAAATGGAATAGCAGATAACACCATCAAGGACCCAGCAGAATATCAAAAtgaggaaaataaaacaaatcaagctGTATCCTGGAAATCTCCTAGCACTTCCAACCATTCATATGGGAGTGGAGACAGTGTCaagtcattttcttttccaat TTTGGCAAATGGGATGAGAAGTGGTTCCCTGAAAGCAGGTGTGGAGCAGCGGAAGCAGCAGCATCTGGAGTCATCGCCTGCTCCAGTGAGTCAAAAATCAGCTTCCTTCCATTGGTTTCATTGCTTTTCATGTTGCTTATGGGGTTGTTCTTTCAATCGCTGCTGTTCCTGTCAAAAAATTAAGTGTTGTTGCTAA
- the LOC133695666 gene encoding ninja-family protein AFP2-like, producing the protein MREANANKNRSSSSGSSRAMESLSLEINRYPRDLVQRLISSDAQQYKTATSEGEEAEEIELNLGLSLGGRFGVDKTSEKLTRSSSIAGSIPLLRDHDALSTPPVSYPLLIRTSSLPTETEEEWRKRKENQSLRRMEAKRRRSEKQKNLRGELNLEEVKLNKGNWVPTWANKQSGVVNRSSNLEGQQQQQGSRGSVESLGGSSSGLSEMESKPVQGSSSGGEARSPASNQSLQERSSQEAVGSSGTKKIENACRAPRTETENLSKKLDSAENRGREIGTNAMEDMPCVFTKGDGPNGRRVDGILYKYGKGEEVRIMCVCHGSFHSPAEFVKHAGGSDVDHPLRHIVVNPSGPSFE; encoded by the exons ATGCGAGAAGCAAACGCGAATAAAAATAGAAGCAGCAGTAGTGGAAGTAGCAGAGCAATGGAGAGTCTTTCTTTGGAAATAAACAGGTATCCAAGAGATCTGGTACAAAGACTCATTTCAAGTGATGCACAGCAATATAAAACAGCAACAAGTGAAGGAGAAGAAGCAGAGGAGATTGAGTTAAATCTTGGGTTATCACTTGGTGGAAGATTTGGGGTTGATAAGACTTCAGAGAAACTAACGAGATCATCGTCTATAGCTGGTTCAATACCATTGTTGAGAGACCATGATGCTTTAAGTACACCACCTGTATCTTATCCTCTTCTCATAAGGACTTCTTCTTTGCCTACTGAAACGGAGGAAGAGTGGAGGAAGAGGaaggaaaatcaaagtttaaggaGAATGGAAGCCAAGAGAAGGCGAAGTGAAAAGCAAAAGAATTTGAGAGGAGAGTTGAATTTGGAGGAAGTTAAATTGAATAAAGGGAACTGGGTGCCAACGTGGGCTAATAAGCAGAGTGGTGTTGTGAATAGGAGTAGTAATTTGGAAGGTCAACAGCAGCAACAAGGGTCACGAGGATCTGTGGAGTCTCTAGGAGGGAGCTCTTCTGGGTTGTCAGAAATGGAGAGCAAGCCTGTTCaag GATCAAGCAGTGGTGGAGAAGCACGAAGTCCTGCGAGTAATCAATCCTTGCAGGAACGAAGCAGTCAAGAAGCTGTGGGTTCTTCTGGgacaaagaaaattgaaaatgcGTGCAGAGCCCCCAGAACAGAAACGGAGAATCTATCCAAGAAGCTTGATTCTGCAGAAAATAGAGGGAGGGAAATTGGGACCAATGCAATGGAAGATATGCCTTGTGTGTTTACTAAAGGAGATGGTCCTAATGGGAGAAGAGTGGATGGCATTCTGTACAAGTATGGTAAGGGAGAGGAAGTAAGGATAATGTGCGTATGCCACGGCAGCTTTCACTCCCCCGCAGAGTTCGTGAAGCATGCAGGTGGCAGTGATGTTGATCACCCTCTTAGGCATATAGTGGTAAACCCTTCCGGCCCGTCCTTCGAATAA
- the LOC133696266 gene encoding probable inactive purple acid phosphatase 1 isoform X2 — protein sequence MMRGLRLMIFIPSLLILTNLQETSSHGDHPLSRIAIHEATLALTPLASVEASPSILGLTTGQNSEWVTVEYSTPIPSVDDWIGVFSPANFSASTCPSENPRVYPPLLCSAPIKFQYANYSSPQYKDTGKGSLKLQMINQRSDFSFALFTGGFLNPKLVAVSNKVAFSNPNAPAYPRLAQGKKWDEMTVTWTSGYGISEAEPFVEWGPKGGVPIHSPAGTLTFERSSMCGAPARTVGWRDPGYIHTSFLKELWPNAVYAYKLGHRLFNCTYIWSKEYQFKAPPYPGQDSVQRVVIFGDMGKGEVDGSSEYNDFQPGSLNTTKQLVQDLKNIDIVFHIGDICYANGYLSQWDQFTAQIEPIASSVPYMIASGNHERDWPGTGSFYGNMDSGGECGVLAQTMFYAPTENREKFWYSTGYGMFRFCIADTEHDWREGTEQYKFIEHCLASVDRHKQPWLIFLAHRVLGYSSDFSYAIEGSFEEPMGRESLQKLWQKYKVDIAMFGHVHNYERTCPIYQNICTSKEKHSYKGNLNGTIHVAAGGAGASLSPFTTLQTAWSLYKDYDHGFVKLTAFDHSNLLFEYKKSRDGKVYDSFTISRDYRDILACTVGSCPSTTLAS from the exons ATGATGAGAGGATTAAGGTTGATGATCTTTATTCCATCTTTATTAATACTTACAAATCTTCAAGAGACAAGCTCACATGGAGATCATCCTCTCTCGAGAATAGCTATACATGAAGCAACTCTTGCCCTTACTCCTCTTGCCTCTGTTGAAGCCTCTCCTTCCATTCTTGGACTGACTACT GGACAGAATTCAGAGTGGGTGACTGTTGAGTATAGTACTCCAATCCCGTCAGTTGATGATTGGATTGGAGTATTTTCTCCTGCCAATTTCAG TGCTTCCACCTGCCCCTCAGAAAATCCAAGAGTTTATCCTCCACTACTGTGTTCTGCACCTATTAAG TTTCAATACGCCAACTACTCTAGTCCTCAGTATAAGGATACAGGAAAAGGATCACTGAAGCTGCAGATGATCAACCAAAGATCGGACTTCTCTTTTGCACTATTTACTGGTGGTTTTTTGAAT CCGAAGCTGGTTGCTGTCTCGAATAAAGTTGCTTTCTCAAATCCAAATGCACCGGCCTATCCACGCTTGGCGCAAGGAAAAAAATGGGATGAA ATGACTGTAACATGGACAAGTGGATATGGGATCAGTGAAGCAGAACCTTTTGTTGAATGGGGTCCTAAAGGAGGGGTTCCTATCCATTCCCCAGCTGGGACACTGACTTTTGAACGTAGCAGCATGTGTG GTGCACCAGCAAGGACAGTGGGATGGCGTGATCCTGGGTATATACACACTAGCTTTTTGAAGGAGTTGTGGCCCAACGCAGT GTATGCATACAAGCTGGGACACAGATTGTTCAATTGCACATATATTTGGAGTAAAGAATACCAGTTTAAAGCACCCCCTTATCCTGGTCAAGATTCTGTACAACGTGTAGTCATTTTTGGTGACATGGGAAAG GGTGAAGTAGATGGTTCCAGTGAATATAATGATTTTCAGCCTGGCTCTCTAAACACTACCAAGCAACTCGTTCAAGACCTGAAGAACATTGATATTGTCTTCCACATTGGGGATATATGTTATGCAAATGGATATTTGTCACAATGGGACCAATTTACTGCACAAATTGAGCCAATTGCATCATCTGTCCCTTACATGATTGCTAG TGGGAACCATGAGCGTGACTGGCCAGGGACTGGATCCTTCTATGGGAACATGGATTCTGGAGGAGAATGTGGTGTGTTGGCTCAGACTATGTTCTATGCGCCAACAGAGAACAGGGAAAAGTTCTG gTATTCCACTGGCTATGGCATGTTCCGGTTCTGCATAGCAGACACAGAACATGATTGGAGGGAGGGAACAGAGCAGTACAAGTTTATAGAGCATTGCCTTGCATCAGTTGATAGACATAAGCAACCATGGCTGATTTTCCTTGCACATCGAGTACTAGGGTATTCTTCTGATTTCTCTTATGCTATTGAAGGATCATTTGAAGAACCGATGGGAAGGGAAAGCCTTCAAAAACTGTGGCAGAAATACAAGGTTGACATTGCAATGTTTGGTCATGTGCACAACTATGAAAGGACATGCCCCATATATCAG AATATATGCACCAGTAAAGAGAAGCACTCCTATAAAGGCAACCTGAATGGGACGATACATGTGGCTGCTGGTGGTGCAGGAGCGAGCCTTTCACCATTCACCACCCTCCAGACAGCCTGGAGTTTGTATAAAGACTATGATCATGGCTTTGTAAAACTCACTGCTTTTGACCATTCCAATCTGTTGTTCGAGTACAAGAAGAGCAGGGATGGAAAGGTTTATGACTCTTTCACTATATCCCGCGATTATAGGGACATCTTGGCCTGCACTGTGGGTAGCTGTCCAAGTACGACACTAGCATCTTGA
- the LOC133698040 gene encoding probable inactive purple acid phosphatase 1: protein MMRGLELVFFAILLVLATLQVANSHGEQPLSRIAVHNTRLQLFENADIKASPSILGLKGQNSEWVTLEYASPNPSNDDWIGVFSPADFSASTCNPDDGSKQAPPFLCTAPIKYQYANYSSPGYRKEGKGSLRLQLINQRSDFSFVLFSGGLTNPKVVAVSNKVAFTNPNAPVYPRLAQGKIWNEMTVTWTSGYGINEAEPFVEWGRKDGDHMRSPAGTLTFNRNSMCGAPARTVGWRDPGFIHTSFLKELWPNSVYTYKLGHKLFNGTYVWSQVYQFRASPYPGQSSVQRVVIFGDMGKDEADGSNEYNNYQRGSLNTTKQLIQDLKNIDIVFHIGDICYANGYLSQWDQFTAQVEPIASTVPYMIASGNHERDWPGTGSFYGNSDSGGECGVLAETMFYVPAENRAKFWYSTDYGMFRFCIADTEHDWREGTEQYKFIEHCLASADRQKQPWLIFLAHRVLGYSSATWYADEGSFEEPMGRESLQKLWQKYKVDIAMYGHVHNYERTCPIYQNICTSKEKFFYKGILNGTIHVVAGGGGASLADFTPINTTWSYFKDHDYGFVKLTAFDHSNLLFEYKKSRDGEVYDSFKISRDYRDILACTVDSCPSMTLAS from the exons ATGATGAGAGGATTAGAACTTGTCTTCTTTGCTATTCTACTGGTTCTTGCAACTCTTCAAGTGGCGAATTCACATGGAGAGCAACCTCTTTCAAGAATCGCTGTTCATAACACAAGACTTCAACTTTTTGAAAATGCTGATATTAAAGCCTccccttcaattcttggactcaAG GGGCAAAATTCTGAGTGGGTTACATTGGAGTACGCTTCTCCAAACCCATCAAATGACGACTGGATAGGAGTGTTTTCTCCTGCTGATTTCAG TGCCTCCACCTGCAACCCCGATGATGGCTCAAAACAAGCTCCTCCATTTTTGTGTACTGCACCTATTAAG TATCAGTATGCAAACTACAGTAGTCCAGGATACAGAAAGGAGGGAAAGGGGTCGTTGAGGCTTCAGTTAATTAACCAGAGATCAGATTTCTCTTTTGTGCTTTTTTCTGGAGGTTTAACGAAT CCCAAGGTGGTGGCAGTGTCAAATAAAGTTGCTTTCACCAATCCAAATGCGCCAGTTTACCCACGCTTAGCACAAGGAAAGATATGGAATGAA ATGACTGTAACATGGACAAGCGGGTATGGGATCAATGAGGCAGAACCCTTTGTTGAATGGGGTCGAAAAGATGGTGATCATATGCGATCCCCTGCTGGGACACTGACTTTTAATCGTAATAGCATGTGTG GTGCACCAGCAAGAACAGTTGGGTGGCGTGATCCTGGATTTATACACACAAGTTTTCTGAAGGAGTTATGGCCGAATTCTGT GTATACATACAAGCTTGGGCATAAATTATTCAACGGTACATATGTTTGGAGTCAAGTGTACCAGTTTAGAGCATCTCCATACCCGGGTCAAAGTTCTGTACAGCGTGTTGTTATTTTTGGAGACATGGGAAAG GATGAAGCTGATGGCTCCAATGAATATAACAACTACCAGCGTGGCTCCCTTAACACTACCAAGCAGCTTATTCAAGACTTGAAAAACATTGATATAGTCTTCCACATTGGTGATATATGCTATGCAAATGGATACCTTTCTCAGTGGGACCAGTTCACTGCACAGGTTGAGCCAATTGCATCAACTGTTCCTTACATGATTGCAAG TGGTAACCATGAACGTGACTGGCCTGGAACAGGATCCTTCTATGGGAACTCAGATTCTGGAGGAGAATGTGGTGTATTGGCTGAGACAATGTTCTATGTCCCTGCTGAGAACAGGGCTAAATTCTG GTATTCCACTGACTATGGCATGTTCAGATTTTGCATAGCTGACACAGAACATGATTGGAGGGAGGGAACTGAACAATACAAATTTATTGAGCATTGCCTTGCTTCTGCTGATAGACAAAAGCAACCATGGCTAATTTTCCTTGCACATAGGGTGCTAGGTTATTCATCTGCTACCTGGTATGCTGATGAAGGATCATTTGAGGAACCTATGGGAAGGGAGAGCCTTCAAAAGCTTTGGCAGAAGTACAAGGTTGATATAGCCATGTACGGCCATGTTCACAATTATGAAAGGACATGTCCCATTTACCAG AATATTTGCACGAGCAAAGAGAAATTCTTCTACAAGGGCATCTTAAATGGAACAATACATGTGGTTGCGGGTGGAGGAGGAGCAAGCCTTGCAGATTTCACACCCATCAATACTACATGGAGTTACTTTAAAGACCATGATTACGGATTTGTTAAACTTACAGCTTTTGACCATTCTAACCTGTTGTTTGAGTACAAGAAAAGCAGGGATGGAGAGGTTTATGACTCTTTCAAGATATCCCGGGACTACAGAGACATCTTGGCCTGCACGGTGGATAGCTGTCCAAGCATGACCCTAGCATCTTGA
- the LOC133696266 gene encoding probable inactive purple acid phosphatase 1 isoform X1 produces the protein MMRGLRLMIFIPSLLILTNLQETSSHGDHPLSRIAIHEATLALTPLASVEASPSILGLTTGQNSEWVTVEYSTPIPSVDDWIGVFSPANFSASTCPSENPRVYPPLLCSAPIKFQYANYSSPQYKDTGKGSLKLQMINQRSDFSFALFTGGFLNPKLVAVSNKVAFSNPNAPAYPRLAQGKKWDEMTVTWTSGYGISEAEPFVEWGPKGGVPIHSPAGTLTFERSSMCGAPARTVGWRDPGYIHTSFLKELWPNAVYVVLAYWPDSWYAYKLGHRLFNCTYIWSKEYQFKAPPYPGQDSVQRVVIFGDMGKGEVDGSSEYNDFQPGSLNTTKQLVQDLKNIDIVFHIGDICYANGYLSQWDQFTAQIEPIASSVPYMIASGNHERDWPGTGSFYGNMDSGGECGVLAQTMFYAPTENREKFWYSTGYGMFRFCIADTEHDWREGTEQYKFIEHCLASVDRHKQPWLIFLAHRVLGYSSDFSYAIEGSFEEPMGRESLQKLWQKYKVDIAMFGHVHNYERTCPIYQNICTSKEKHSYKGNLNGTIHVAAGGAGASLSPFTTLQTAWSLYKDYDHGFVKLTAFDHSNLLFEYKKSRDGKVYDSFTISRDYRDILACTVGSCPSTTLAS, from the exons ATGATGAGAGGATTAAGGTTGATGATCTTTATTCCATCTTTATTAATACTTACAAATCTTCAAGAGACAAGCTCACATGGAGATCATCCTCTCTCGAGAATAGCTATACATGAAGCAACTCTTGCCCTTACTCCTCTTGCCTCTGTTGAAGCCTCTCCTTCCATTCTTGGACTGACTACT GGACAGAATTCAGAGTGGGTGACTGTTGAGTATAGTACTCCAATCCCGTCAGTTGATGATTGGATTGGAGTATTTTCTCCTGCCAATTTCAG TGCTTCCACCTGCCCCTCAGAAAATCCAAGAGTTTATCCTCCACTACTGTGTTCTGCACCTATTAAG TTTCAATACGCCAACTACTCTAGTCCTCAGTATAAGGATACAGGAAAAGGATCACTGAAGCTGCAGATGATCAACCAAAGATCGGACTTCTCTTTTGCACTATTTACTGGTGGTTTTTTGAAT CCGAAGCTGGTTGCTGTCTCGAATAAAGTTGCTTTCTCAAATCCAAATGCACCGGCCTATCCACGCTTGGCGCAAGGAAAAAAATGGGATGAA ATGACTGTAACATGGACAAGTGGATATGGGATCAGTGAAGCAGAACCTTTTGTTGAATGGGGTCCTAAAGGAGGGGTTCCTATCCATTCCCCAGCTGGGACACTGACTTTTGAACGTAGCAGCATGTGTG GTGCACCAGCAAGGACAGTGGGATGGCGTGATCCTGGGTATATACACACTAGCTTTTTGAAGGAGTTGTGGCCCAACGCAGTGTACGTTGTGCTAGCATATTGGCCTGATTCCTG GTATGCATACAAGCTGGGACACAGATTGTTCAATTGCACATATATTTGGAGTAAAGAATACCAGTTTAAAGCACCCCCTTATCCTGGTCAAGATTCTGTACAACGTGTAGTCATTTTTGGTGACATGGGAAAG GGTGAAGTAGATGGTTCCAGTGAATATAATGATTTTCAGCCTGGCTCTCTAAACACTACCAAGCAACTCGTTCAAGACCTGAAGAACATTGATATTGTCTTCCACATTGGGGATATATGTTATGCAAATGGATATTTGTCACAATGGGACCAATTTACTGCACAAATTGAGCCAATTGCATCATCTGTCCCTTACATGATTGCTAG TGGGAACCATGAGCGTGACTGGCCAGGGACTGGATCCTTCTATGGGAACATGGATTCTGGAGGAGAATGTGGTGTGTTGGCTCAGACTATGTTCTATGCGCCAACAGAGAACAGGGAAAAGTTCTG gTATTCCACTGGCTATGGCATGTTCCGGTTCTGCATAGCAGACACAGAACATGATTGGAGGGAGGGAACAGAGCAGTACAAGTTTATAGAGCATTGCCTTGCATCAGTTGATAGACATAAGCAACCATGGCTGATTTTCCTTGCACATCGAGTACTAGGGTATTCTTCTGATTTCTCTTATGCTATTGAAGGATCATTTGAAGAACCGATGGGAAGGGAAAGCCTTCAAAAACTGTGGCAGAAATACAAGGTTGACATTGCAATGTTTGGTCATGTGCACAACTATGAAAGGACATGCCCCATATATCAG AATATATGCACCAGTAAAGAGAAGCACTCCTATAAAGGCAACCTGAATGGGACGATACATGTGGCTGCTGGTGGTGCAGGAGCGAGCCTTTCACCATTCACCACCCTCCAGACAGCCTGGAGTTTGTATAAAGACTATGATCATGGCTTTGTAAAACTCACTGCTTTTGACCATTCCAATCTGTTGTTCGAGTACAAGAAGAGCAGGGATGGAAAGGTTTATGACTCTTTCACTATATCCCGCGATTATAGGGACATCTTGGCCTGCACTGTGGGTAGCTGTCCAAGTACGACACTAGCATCTTGA
- the LOC133695721 gene encoding magnesium transporter MRS2-5-like, giving the protein MEGFRGPHPPAGVPEPAVSLCNGRVNLDGYGNRGSNFPGLKKRGHALGNRSWIKIDQDGNSKILELDKVTIMRHCSLPSRDLRLLDPLFIYPSTILGREKAIVVSLEQIRCIITADEVILMNSLDVCVVRYMSEFCKRLQTNREQADDLPFEFRALELTLELTCTSLDAQVKELELEVYPALDELATSINTLNLERVRRLKGHLLALTQRVQKVHDEIEHLMDDDGDMAEMHLTKKKQRLEAYALGDIYFQNDIPAETRVVSKSAPGSPVRSISGAQKLQRAFSNTSPSKHGSLMSSSSNGENIDELEMLLEAYFVAIDNTQSKLFTLKEYIDDTEDLINIKLGNVQNQLIQFELLLTAATFVATIFAVVTGIFGMNFVASIFDLPSAFNWVLIITGLACVFLYFSFLFYFRYKKVFPS; this is encoded by the exons ATGGAAGGATTTCGAGGTCCACATCCACCAGCTGGTGTTCCCGAACCTGCTGTTTCTCTTTGCAATGGAAGGGTTAATTTAGATGGGTATGGCAATCGTGGGTCTAACTTTCCAGGCCTAAAGAAGAGAGGTCATGCTCTTGGAAATCGTTCATGGATAAAGATTGATCAGGATGGGAACTCAAAGATTTTGGAACTTGACAAGGTCACTATAATGAGACACTGTTCTTTGCCTTCCAGGGATCTGCGCCTTTTGGACCCCCTTTTTATTTATCCTTCCACAATTTTAGGACGGGAGAAGGCTATTGTGGTCAGTCTTGAACAAATTAGATGTATAATTACAGCAGATGAGGTTATCCTGATGAATTCTCTGGATGTATGTGTTGTCCGGTACATGTCAGAATTCTGCAAACGTCTTCAGACCAATCGAGAACAAGCGG ATGACTTGCCATTTGAATTCAGAGCTCTGGAATTGACTTTGGAACTAACTTGCACATCTCTTGATGCTCAG GTAAAGGAATTGGAATTGGAGGTATATCCAGCATTGGATGAACTAGCAACATCTATTAATACTCTTAATCTGGAACGTGTCCGTAGACTCAAGGGCCACCTCCTTGCATTGACTCAGCGAGTTCAGAAG GTCCATGATGAGATAGAACATCTCATGGATGATGATGGCGACATGGCCGAGATGCAtcttacaaagaaaaaacaaaggttgGAAGCTTATGCTTTAGgtgatatatattttcaaaatgatatCCCAGCTGAGACCAGAGTGGTTTCAAAATCTGCACCTGGTTCACCAGTGAGGTCAATTAGTGGAGCCCAGAAATTGCAGAGAGCATTTAGCAATACAAGTCCAAGCAAACATGGAAGCTTGATGAGTTCATCCAGTAACGGCGAGAATATTGACGAACTTGAAATGTTACTCGAAGCTTACTTTGTTGCTATTGACAACACTCAAAGCAAGTTGTTCACG CTCAAAGAATACATAGATGATACTGAAGATTTGATCAATATCAAACTG GGAAATGTTCAGAACCAACTGATTCAATTCGAGTTGCTTCTTACTGCAGCTACCTTTGTGGCTACAATATTTGCTGTTGTGACAGGAATATTTGGGATGAACTTTGTAGCCTCAATTTTTGATTTACCATCTGCATTTAATTGGGTTCTGATTATAACTGGTCTTGCATGTGTGTTCTTGTAtttctctttcttgttttattttagatacAAGAAGGTCTTTCCATCGTAA